One genomic window of Gracilinema caldarium DSM 7334 includes the following:
- a CDS encoding ABC transporter substrate-binding protein, with protein sequence MKKLLGLALVLANLSVPLFAANPKPVTLTLWTHEDPNRQKIEEQFAAEYMAKNPHVTIKYSVFPSTKIQDLISSAYAAKNAPSIWNLELQKAYPLLMEGLVAPIPVQELGFKNEQALIDTYLPGMLDPVTDKDGKLFGKKGKIYGLPLEMVNFCIYLNKKIFRDAGLDPDKDYPKTWEDVMAVSEKIVKRNGDIITRRGFDFRYGDYLISWVPMVEQLGGKVVSDDGKEAIVNTEAWTKALKFMQDWGPNGKNLGGPTYPVARKIFDNDKNEIAMHLSGLYQEARMKTANPEFYNSKDWMVIPYPVFKGGKDIANTYYFQYYMVNSQIPLNEQIEAWKFVFYMLSHGEDYLEKVALTQPTKKVFEGSVFKSMPYSNVFYNDLKRAHVVYHSSFSWRVNELIKEAIENVMMNKVDPAVAVTKLKKDVQALVDENR encoded by the coding sequence ATGAAGAAATTGCTCGGCCTCGCTTTGGTGCTGGCCAACTTATCTGTTCCGCTTTTTGCGGCGAACCCCAAACCGGTCACTTTGACCCTCTGGACCCATGAGGATCCCAACCGACAGAAAATAGAAGAACAATTTGCCGCAGAGTACATGGCTAAGAATCCCCATGTTACTATTAAATATTCGGTATTTCCCTCTACCAAAATTCAGGACCTTATTTCCTCAGCCTATGCGGCAAAGAATGCACCCAGTATTTGGAACCTGGAACTGCAAAAAGCCTACCCCCTCTTAATGGAAGGCCTGGTAGCCCCCATTCCGGTACAGGAATTAGGCTTTAAGAATGAACAGGCCCTTATCGACACCTATCTGCCGGGCATGCTCGATCCGGTCACCGATAAAGATGGCAAACTGTTTGGGAAAAAGGGGAAAATCTATGGACTGCCTTTGGAAATGGTCAACTTCTGCATCTACCTAAACAAGAAGATTTTCCGGGATGCAGGGCTCGATCCCGACAAGGATTACCCCAAGACCTGGGAAGATGTCATGGCCGTCTCTGAAAAAATTGTTAAACGAAATGGGGACATTATTACCCGCCGGGGCTTCGATTTTCGTTATGGCGACTATCTTATTTCCTGGGTGCCCATGGTAGAACAGCTGGGCGGAAAAGTAGTCAGCGATGACGGAAAAGAAGCGATTGTGAACACCGAAGCCTGGACCAAGGCGCTGAAGTTCATGCAAGACTGGGGGCCCAATGGTAAAAACCTCGGTGGTCCCACATATCCGGTGGCCCGTAAGATTTTTGATAATGACAAAAATGAAATTGCCATGCACCTTTCCGGCCTGTACCAGGAAGCCCGGATGAAGACCGCAAATCCTGAGTTCTACAACAGCAAAGACTGGATGGTTATTCCCTACCCGGTATTTAAAGGTGGAAAGGATATCGCCAATACCTATTATTTCCAGTATTACATGGTAAATTCGCAGATTCCATTAAATGAACAGATCGAAGCCTGGAAATTTGTATTCTATATGTTAAGCCATGGGGAAGATTATTTGGAAAAGGTAGCCCTGACCCAGCCAACCAAGAAGGTATTTGAAGGCTCAGTATTTAAGAGCATGCCCTACAGCAACGTGTTCTACAATGACCTGAAACGGGCCCATGTGGTTTATCATTCATCCTTTAGCTGGCGGGTTAATGAGCTTATTAAAGAAGCCATCGAAAACGTCATGATGAATAAGGTCGATCCTGCAGTTGCAGTGACCAAACTGAAAAAGGATGTCCAGGCTCTGGTGGACGAAAACCGGTAA
- a CDS encoding response regulator, whose translation MEHNAIRILLADDQVLFIESLKRVIETMDPAISVVGIAHDGEEAIRMARELEPDLVILDVRMPKIDGVHAVEHIRRLQGQSKIIMLTTFDDDEYVHEALAKGACGYLLKDIEPQKLVDAIRAAAAGTVLMSETIASKVIAQMLSKTSEKTQSTPRLMKSRPDWYHELSYREREVAMLLAKGLDNHEISNLMFLAEQTVKNHVSSLYKKLDVKDRSQLIEKLKPLRD comes from the coding sequence ATGGAGCATAATGCTATCCGGATATTGCTCGCCGACGACCAGGTGCTCTTTATCGAAAGCCTGAAACGGGTCATCGAAACGATGGATCCAGCTATATCGGTGGTGGGAATTGCCCATGACGGGGAAGAAGCAATCCGGATGGCCCGGGAACTGGAACCGGACCTGGTCATATTGGATGTGCGGATGCCTAAAATTGATGGGGTCCATGCGGTGGAACATATCCGGAGGCTTCAGGGCCAGAGTAAGATTATCATGCTGACCACCTTTGACGATGATGAGTATGTTCATGAAGCCCTGGCTAAGGGTGCCTGCGGGTACCTCTTAAAAGATATTGAACCCCAGAAACTGGTGGATGCAATCCGGGCGGCGGCGGCCGGAACGGTGCTCATGTCTGAAACCATCGCTTCCAAAGTAATTGCCCAGATGCTTTCTAAAACCAGCGAAAAAACCCAATCCACACCCAGGTTGATGAAAAGCCGGCCCGACTGGTACCATGAGTTGAGTTATCGCGAGCGGGAGGTGGCAATGCTGCTGGCTAAGGGCTTGGATAATCATGAAATATCAAACCTTATGTTTTTAGCAGAACAAACTGTAAAAAATCACGTTTCTTCACTCTATAAAAAACTCGATGTTAAGGATAGATCCCAGCTTATAGAAAAATTAAAACCCCTGCGAGACTGA
- a CDS encoding sensor histidine kinase, which yields MGNHLITEKLKPLCMFINLILFGIALFQYYIDGRPADIPDLWDTQFYFLVVVAFVCILLAVALAEKPGAIIPLVLSLISIVVAVTPEGNRIGIRLCLFAATAISGGLCVPPPFNLAMGPVVIFAAFASIRTELAWDVWLVKPDYSERLGSIVVIAALFSISAAFAYAIRTIREQGSEIGNLENTIAQLTTANIGFQEYAKYVEEQSREMERKRITKEIHDIIGYTLTTVIMLLREAKLYIAGNTPMKNILDEADQQCQSGLAETRQSLRQLRSIETAAVPLVDAIRKLAYSFQHATGVQVQVDFGNAIGEVSESTQNTIIRLLQEGMTNALRHGKASKIMISFWVHEGFLIIDMMDNGRGTTEFNEGIGLAGMRENISALGGEFCAGPITGGFKLTAHIPLKEAGHGA from the coding sequence ATGGGCAATCACCTGATCACGGAAAAGCTAAAACCCCTCTGTATGTTCATCAACCTGATATTGTTTGGGATTGCACTATTTCAATATTATATTGATGGGCGTCCTGCGGATATTCCCGACCTCTGGGATACCCAGTTCTACTTTCTTGTGGTTGTGGCCTTTGTATGTATCCTACTGGCGGTAGCCCTGGCGGAAAAGCCCGGAGCAATCATTCCCCTCGTGCTGTCCCTTATTAGTATTGTGGTGGCGGTTACCCCCGAAGGGAATCGTATCGGCATCCGGCTCTGTCTCTTTGCCGCCACTGCGATAAGCGGCGGGCTGTGCGTACCGCCGCCCTTTAATCTTGCCATGGGACCGGTGGTTATTTTCGCCGCCTTCGCATCTATTCGTACCGAGCTTGCCTGGGACGTATGGCTTGTAAAACCCGATTATTCAGAACGGCTGGGGAGCATCGTGGTGATCGCCGCCCTCTTTAGTATTTCTGCGGCCTTTGCCTATGCCATCCGAACCATCCGGGAACAGGGAAGTGAGATCGGGAACCTGGAAAATACCATTGCCCAGCTCACCACTGCCAATATCGGCTTTCAGGAATACGCTAAATATGTGGAAGAACAGTCCCGGGAGATGGAACGGAAACGAATTACCAAGGAAATCCATGATATAATCGGCTATACTCTGACGACGGTCATCATGTTACTGCGGGAGGCAAAGCTCTATATCGCAGGAAACACCCCTATGAAAAACATATTAGATGAGGCGGACCAGCAATGCCAGAGCGGCCTGGCAGAAACCCGTCAGTCCCTGCGGCAACTGCGTTCCATCGAGACCGCCGCGGTCCCCCTGGTGGATGCGATCAGGAAGCTGGCCTATTCATTCCAGCATGCTACCGGGGTGCAGGTTCAGGTGGATTTTGGGAATGCTATCGGGGAAGTCAGCGAGAGCACCCAGAACACGATTATACGGCTGTTGCAGGAGGGGATGACGAATGCCCTACGGCACGGTAAGGCAAGCAAAATTATGATTTCGTTCTGGGTACATGAAGGCTTTTTAATCATCGATATGATGGATAATGGCCGGGGAACCACCGAATTTAACGAAGGGATAGGACTTGCAGGTATGAGAGAAAATATTTCCGCCCTGGGAGGTGAGTTTTGCGCAGGCCCAATTACCGGAGGCTTTAAACTTACCGCCCATATTCCCCTTAAGGAGGCAGGCCATGGAGCATAA
- a CDS encoding type II toxin-antitoxin system Phd/YefM family antitoxin codes for MDTIYGAAEFKAHCLQIIEKVVLTGQDVHVTKRGHPMVRIVPEYVEEPKTAYGFLAGSVTVKDDLLSTNEVWDADHE; via the coding sequence ATGGACACAATCTATGGGGCGGCTGAATTTAAAGCCCATTGTCTACAGATTATTGAAAAGGTTGTACTAACAGGTCAGGATGTTCATGTTACTAAAAGGGGGCATCCCATGGTTCGTATTGTACCAGAATATGTGGAAGAACCAAAAACTGCATACGGGTTTTTGGCTGGATCGGTGACTGTTAAGGATGATTTGTTAAGTACCAATGAAGTCTGGGACGCTGACCATGAGTGA
- a CDS encoding type II toxin-antitoxin system VapC family toxin codes for MSDLWLLDTHIWIRLLNGDPLFNTPGFLSALQEQEKSGRIRIAAISLWETAMLVAKGRLSLSMPVLDWLTKAQSMPGLSVLPFTTEIAADSCFLPGSFHGDPADRLIVATTRSVNAILLTFDQAILSYGTEGWVKAVNPLTM; via the coding sequence ATGAGTGATCTCTGGCTTTTAGACACCCATATATGGATTCGTCTTTTAAATGGGGATCCCCTTTTTAATACTCCTGGTTTTCTTTCTGCGTTACAGGAGCAGGAAAAATCAGGACGGATAAGAATTGCGGCAATAAGTCTCTGGGAAACGGCTATGCTTGTTGCGAAGGGAAGACTAAGTCTTTCTATGCCGGTTCTGGATTGGCTTACTAAGGCACAATCAATGCCTGGTTTATCAGTTCTCCCATTTACCACCGAAATTGCGGCTGATAGCTGTTTTTTACCAGGTTCTTTCCATGGCGATCCAGCGGATCGGCTTATTGTTGCGACCACGCGAAGTGTAAATGCCATATTACTCACCTTTGATCAGGCCATACTTTCATATGGAACTGAAGGTTGGGTAAAAGCGGTAAATCCTCTCACCATGTAA
- a CDS encoding (2Fe-2S) ferredoxin domain-containing protein: MEQKAEKHRITICMGSSCFSRGNSVNAELVQRLIQEGKIRAELQDAEVTGTLCEGLCKDGPIVIIDGIIHRQVTPMVLQDLLTSSNRVRERA; the protein is encoded by the coding sequence ATGGAACAGAAGGCTGAAAAACACCGTATAACCATTTGTATGGGAAGTTCCTGTTTTTCCCGGGGAAACAGCGTGAATGCAGAGCTGGTTCAGCGGCTTATTCAGGAAGGAAAGATCCGGGCGGAACTTCAGGATGCGGAAGTAACGGGGACCCTGTGCGAAGGGTTGTGCAAGGATGGCCCCATCGTCATTATCGACGGCATTATTCACCGGCAGGTGACCCCCATGGTGTTACAGGACCTCTTAACCTCCTCAAACCGGGTCCGGGAAAGGGCCTAA
- a CDS encoding [Fe-Fe] hydrogenase large subunit C-terminal domain-containing protein: MDVLNPIYTEKAACQDCYKCVRQCSVKAIRVENGRAAVVKDLCVLCGHCVEVCPVGAKKVRSDLGRARKLIASGKRVIASLAPSFASEFPGIDLDRMTAALTRLGFWAVSETAWGADLVARAVAQQLQTAPQGTILVSSACPTVVDYITKYRPAFADRITSLASPLMAQARELHRLYGDDCAIVFIGPCISKKQEADEHSQDIAVAIDFEDLRTWFTEEKIMLPLIQPNSEARLIPERAGKGALYPVDGGMIAAIKSWNVPAQVKFMSFSGIEEIERALDELEEALDQGELQEPLFLELLACPGGCVNGPRTKKRTGTIRKRLSVLEYGQNRLAGAVAQSLTDTATVLYQQWTTKPVTPGPCSEQELAEALRRTGKYSREDELNCGGCGYDTCRDFARAMLAGKAEPDMCVSYMRKLAQKKANGLIRAIPSGVVIVDARLTIVECNQNFARILGEEALQLWEAKPGLEGASLEKLFPFYRYFQDVLDGAEAIDRDIRFNNRILHTTIFGIERGAYAGGVFQDVTAPWVQKDRVVSQARKVITRNLAVVQKIAFLLGENAAETEATLNSIIESFEKSEGNS; this comes from the coding sequence ATGGATGTATTAAACCCTATTTATACAGAAAAAGCGGCCTGTCAGGACTGTTATAAATGTGTCCGCCAGTGTTCAGTAAAGGCTATTCGGGTGGAAAACGGCAGGGCCGCGGTGGTTAAGGATCTCTGCGTCCTCTGCGGTCACTGTGTCGAAGTGTGTCCCGTGGGGGCAAAGAAGGTCCGCAGTGACCTGGGCCGGGCCCGGAAATTGATCGCTTCGGGCAAAAGGGTTATTGCTTCCTTAGCTCCTTCCTTTGCTTCCGAATTCCCCGGCATAGACCTGGACCGCATGACCGCCGCCCTGACCCGGCTTGGCTTTTGGGCAGTCTCAGAAACCGCCTGGGGTGCGGACCTGGTAGCCAGAGCGGTGGCCCAACAATTACAGACCGCGCCCCAGGGGACGATCCTTGTGTCTTCTGCCTGCCCTACCGTGGTAGATTATATTACCAAATACAGGCCTGCCTTTGCGGATCGGATTACGAGCCTTGCCAGTCCCCTGATGGCCCAGGCTCGGGAACTGCATCGCCTCTATGGCGATGACTGTGCAATTGTCTTTATCGGCCCCTGTATTTCTAAAAAGCAGGAAGCGGATGAGCATAGTCAGGATATCGCGGTAGCCATAGATTTCGAAGATCTCCGTACCTGGTTTACCGAAGAAAAAATAATGCTACCCCTTATCCAGCCAAATTCCGAAGCCCGGCTTATCCCTGAACGGGCTGGTAAGGGCGCTCTGTACCCTGTGGATGGGGGCATGATTGCCGCTATAAAGAGCTGGAATGTTCCGGCCCAGGTAAAATTTATGTCCTTTTCAGGGATAGAAGAAATAGAGCGTGCTCTGGATGAATTGGAAGAAGCCTTAGACCAGGGGGAACTGCAAGAGCCCCTTTTCCTGGAACTCTTGGCCTGTCCCGGGGGCTGTGTTAATGGCCCCCGTACAAAAAAGCGGACCGGTACCATCCGCAAGCGGCTTTCAGTGTTGGAATACGGACAAAACCGCCTTGCCGGGGCGGTAGCCCAAAGCCTGACCGATACGGCAACGGTATTGTACCAACAGTGGACTACAAAACCGGTGACACCGGGGCCCTGTAGTGAGCAGGAATTGGCGGAAGCCCTGCGCCGGACCGGTAAATACAGCCGGGAGGATGAGCTTAATTGCGGGGGCTGCGGTTATGATACCTGCCGGGACTTTGCCCGGGCCATGCTGGCGGGCAAAGCAGAACCGGACATGTGTGTGTCCTACATGCGCAAGCTTGCCCAGAAAAAAGCCAATGGCCTTATCCGGGCTATACCGAGCGGCGTCGTCATCGTAGATGCCCGCCTCACTATTGTAGAATGCAACCAGAATTTTGCCCGTATCCTTGGGGAAGAGGCCCTCCAGTTATGGGAAGCCAAGCCCGGTCTCGAAGGGGCTTCCTTAGAAAAACTGTTTCCCTTCTACCGTTATTTTCAGGATGTGCTGGATGGAGCTGAAGCGATTGATCGGGATATCCGTTTTAATAACCGGATCCTTCATACCACCATTTTTGGTATAGAACGGGGGGCCTATGCAGGGGGTGTATTCCAGGATGTGACCGCCCCCTGGGTGCAGAAGGACCGGGTTGTTTCCCAGGCCCGAAAGGTCATTACCCGGAACCTGGCGGTGGTACAGAAAATTGCATTCCTGCTTGGAGAAAATGCGGCAGAAACCGAGGCCACCCTTAATTCCATCATAGAGTCCTTTGAAAAATCTGAGGGCAACTCATGA
- a CDS encoding SpoIIE family protein phosphatase, which produces MNGDIFIEVGHYCCKKYGQGAEGDVFLSRKTDDGRIISVLSDGLGSGIKAGVLATLTATMAAKFVAEDMPPRKAARIIMKTLPVCKERGISYATFTLVDMDSQSQVKIIEYDNPAYLLFRQAAEPVLLEPLKRDLVVRRPAGSRRDHGGTATAMLSRAVMHYSEFEAKPGDRLIFFSDGVAQSGMGSRAYPLGWGIPRIQAHVMKLIQETPDISARKLAQAIVKEAESHDAYHAKDDITCAVIYFRKPRRLLLMTGPSIDPERDAEMAQIFRDFKGAKVLCGGTTASIISRELGRPIKVNLKNIDPSIPPASTMEGADLVTEGIITLGKVAELLENPATAERYRVNPATQLTELLLNSDCIEFVVGTKINEAHQDPTMPVELEIRRNIIKRIAGLLEEKYLKEIQIRFI; this is translated from the coding sequence ATGAACGGGGATATTTTTATAGAGGTGGGCCACTACTGCTGTAAAAAGTATGGCCAGGGTGCGGAAGGTGATGTTTTTCTGTCCCGCAAAACCGATGACGGCCGGATCATTTCAGTCCTTTCCGACGGCCTCGGGTCGGGTATAAAAGCCGGTGTATTGGCAACCCTCACCGCTACCATGGCCGCTAAATTTGTGGCCGAGGATATGCCCCCAAGAAAGGCCGCCCGGATCATCATGAAGACCCTGCCGGTCTGCAAAGAACGGGGTATCAGTTATGCCACCTTTACCCTGGTGGATATGGACAGTCAGAGTCAGGTTAAGATCATTGAATATGATAATCCCGCCTACCTGCTGTTTCGCCAGGCCGCTGAACCGGTCCTTCTGGAACCCCTGAAACGGGACCTGGTGGTACGGCGGCCCGCCGGAAGCCGGAGAGACCATGGCGGTACAGCCACGGCTATGCTCAGCCGGGCGGTGATGCACTATAGTGAATTCGAGGCGAAACCGGGGGATCGGCTCATTTTCTTTTCCGATGGCGTGGCCCAATCCGGTATGGGAAGCCGGGCATACCCCCTTGGCTGGGGCATTCCCAGAATTCAGGCCCATGTGATGAAGCTTATTCAGGAAACACCGGACATTTCGGCCCGAAAACTGGCCCAGGCAATCGTAAAGGAAGCAGAATCCCACGATGCCTACCATGCCAAGGATGACATAACCTGTGCGGTGATTTACTTTAGAAAACCCCGGCGTCTGCTCTTAATGACCGGCCCTTCTATTGACCCTGAACGGGATGCGGAAATGGCTCAAATTTTCCGGGACTTTAAGGGCGCTAAGGTGCTTTGCGGCGGCACCACCGCAAGCATTATTTCCCGGGAATTAGGAAGGCCCATCAAGGTGAACCTGAAGAATATAGACCCCAGCATTCCGCCAGCCTCGACCATGGAAGGGGCTGACCTGGTAACCGAGGGCATCATTACCTTGGGTAAGGTGGCAGAACTGCTGGAAAATCCCGCCACAGCAGAGCGATACCGGGTAAACCCGGCGACCCAGCTAACGGAACTGCTTTTGAATTCCGATTGCATCGAATTTGTGGTGGGAACAAAAATTAATGAAGCCCACCAGGACCCGACCATGCCGGTAGAGCTGGAAATACGGAGAAATATCATCAAACGTATAGCAGGATTGCTCGAAGAAAAGTATCTTAAGGAAATCCAAATCCGTTTTATATAG
- a CDS encoding NAD(P)H-dependent oxidoreductase subunit E, which translates to MSETIVKVVVCSGTACYVMGGSELLLLDDHIPAKWKGRVELEGSPCLGFCKDKASGKAPFAMIDGELIPQATIPEILRKIGEKLGDR; encoded by the coding sequence ATGAGTGAAACCATTGTCAAAGTCGTTGTCTGTTCCGGTACGGCCTGTTACGTCATGGGCGGTTCTGAACTACTGCTTTTAGATGACCACATCCCCGCCAAATGGAAGGGCCGGGTGGAATTGGAAGGTTCACCCTGCCTTGGGTTTTGCAAGGACAAGGCCAGCGGCAAAGCCCCCTTTGCCATGATCGATGGGGAACTGATTCCCCAGGCAACAATCCCTGAAATACTGCGAAAGATTGGAGAAAAATTAGGAGACCGATGA
- a CDS encoding 4Fe-4S dicluster domain-containing protein: MMHYNNNAALVKRELLISLIKLMLEDRLEEGIDKIPYEMTRDPDYQPIRCCVHHDREILKSRLLARLGFSVEQYVDDGTPLSVYAREALARERISAPILTVLDEACNACVKTQFMVTNACQGCLARPCMMNCPKKAVTIVDGHAVIDKDKCVNCGICQQVCPYHAIIKIPVPCEEACPVGAISKDANGKERIDYEKCIFCGNCMRECPFGAMMDKSQIIDVLAAKKRGKKLAALFAPAVAGQFKASLGKLVAALEKAGFDAVYEVALGADITAEKEAHEFAERMERGEPFMTTSCCPAYVEAVRKHLPALKPRVSDTRTPMHYTAEIATKEKPDHLRVFIGPCLAKRKEGIDDSLVDYVLSVEEIGALFVAMGIDVAEMEEKPLAQEALAGGRSFAWSGGVSSAVQAYLPSHIPFKPEAIDGLTKESFKVLKSWSEGKNTGNLLEVMACMGGCVAGPSTITNPKVATMQLRKIAESSKPVNPGAANAEVRTAAAAAPIGAV, encoded by the coding sequence ATGATGCACTATAACAACAATGCCGCCCTGGTAAAACGGGAGCTATTAATATCGCTCATCAAATTGATGCTCGAAGACCGCCTCGAAGAAGGTATCGATAAGATTCCCTATGAGATGACCCGGGACCCGGATTATCAGCCCATACGTTGCTGTGTGCACCACGACCGGGAAATTCTTAAGAGCCGCTTGCTCGCCCGTCTGGGCTTTTCAGTAGAACAGTATGTTGATGACGGTACCCCCCTGTCGGTCTATGCCAGGGAAGCCTTGGCGCGGGAACGCATTTCTGCCCCGATTCTTACGGTGCTCGACGAAGCCTGCAATGCCTGTGTTAAGACCCAGTTCATGGTGACCAATGCCTGTCAGGGTTGTCTTGCCCGGCCCTGTATGATGAACTGCCCCAAAAAGGCGGTGACCATAGTGGACGGTCATGCGGTCATCGATAAGGATAAGTGTGTAAACTGCGGCATTTGTCAGCAGGTTTGTCCCTACCATGCGATTATTAAAATCCCCGTTCCCTGCGAAGAAGCCTGTCCGGTGGGGGCCATTTCAAAGGATGCAAATGGCAAAGAACGGATTGATTATGAAAAATGTATCTTCTGCGGCAATTGTATGAGGGAGTGCCCCTTCGGCGCCATGATGGACAAATCCCAGATTATCGATGTCCTTGCGGCCAAAAAGCGGGGTAAAAAACTGGCAGCCCTCTTCGCACCGGCTGTGGCAGGGCAGTTCAAGGCATCCCTGGGCAAACTGGTTGCCGCTCTGGAAAAGGCAGGATTCGACGCAGTCTATGAGGTAGCCCTGGGGGCGGATATTACCGCAGAAAAGGAAGCCCATGAGTTTGCTGAACGGATGGAACGGGGTGAACCCTTTATGACTACAAGCTGTTGTCCCGCCTATGTGGAGGCAGTCCGGAAACACCTGCCTGCTCTTAAACCTCGGGTTTCCGATACCAGGACACCAATGCACTATACTGCAGAAATCGCCACCAAAGAAAAGCCGGACCACCTGCGGGTCTTTATCGGCCCCTGTCTTGCAAAGCGTAAGGAAGGGATCGATGACTCCCTGGTCGATTATGTGCTTTCGGTCGAAGAAATTGGAGCCCTCTTTGTAGCCATGGGCATTGATGTAGCTGAAATGGAAGAAAAGCCCCTTGCGCAGGAAGCCCTTGCCGGGGGCCGCAGTTTTGCCTGGTCCGGCGGAGTCAGCTCTGCAGTACAGGCCTACCTGCCCTCGCATATACCCTTTAAGCCGGAGGCTATCGACGGGCTAACCAAGGAAAGCTTTAAGGTGCTGAAAAGCTGGTCTGAAGGTAAAAATACGGGGAACCTCCTGGAGGTGATGGCCTGTATGGGTGGCTGTGTAGCCGGCCCCTCAACTATCACCAACCCCAAAGTGGCGACCATGCAGCTGCGGAAAATCGCCGAGTCAAGCAAGCCGGTAAATCCAGGGGCCGCGAACGCCGAAGTTAGGACCGCTGCGGCCGCAGCGCCAATAGGGGCGGTTTAA
- a CDS encoding YchJ family protein — MKTCPCGSGKSYSDCCEVYISGKKSAPTAEALMRSRYTAYVEHAINYIVDTCVPEGRDDIDMEQTRSWSEKSQWLGLKIVSTEKGGPADTEGVVEFEAAYALDGLKDVHHERAYFKKIDGTWLYEKGEIVPTTIVRAAPKVGRNDPCPCGSGKKYKHCCGRSA, encoded by the coding sequence ATGAAAACCTGTCCCTGCGGTTCAGGAAAATCCTACAGCGATTGCTGTGAAGTCTATATTTCCGGAAAAAAATCCGCCCCGACCGCGGAAGCCCTGATGAGAAGCCGCTACACCGCCTATGTGGAACATGCCATCAATTATATTGTGGATACCTGTGTTCCCGAAGGCCGGGATGATATTGATATGGAGCAAACCCGCAGTTGGAGCGAAAAATCCCAATGGCTCGGCTTAAAGATTGTTTCCACCGAAAAGGGAGGCCCGGCCGACACCGAAGGGGTGGTTGAGTTCGAGGCGGCCTACGCCCTGGATGGACTTAAGGATGTGCACCATGAGCGGGCTTACTTTAAAAAAATAGACGGTACCTGGCTTTATGAAAAGGGTGAAATTGTACCCACCACCATCGTCCGGGCCGCCCCCAAGGTGGGCCGCAACGATCCCTGCCCCTGCGGCAGCGGCAAGAAATATAAACACTGCTGCGGCCGCAGCGCCTGA
- a CDS encoding DMT family transporter yields MQTRTIALLAILGAVVFWGLSFISIKIAVVVLPPMTLGAFRFFLGTILLFFIKGRLAPDERLHREDIPYLAGAGLIGVTAYFFFENNGVARVSASEASIIIAAIPVLSMLMERFLPPRKPLRLHRWAGAALSIVGVYLVVLPSLPSAGPLRTASDPMGYLFMLGAALSWVGYALLTQGLSAKRSRIYIVFWQSVFGFLGFIPFAVFEKPLWTELSWSVLVHVAYLGIFCSALGYWFYVYALQYLGVGTSSVFINLIPVVTVVAGFFVLGERLVSLQWWGALAVISGVYLATWHDRTVVTVQQETD; encoded by the coding sequence ATGCAGACAAGAACCATCGCATTGCTTGCCATACTCGGGGCTGTTGTTTTTTGGGGCCTTTCTTTTATTTCCATTAAAATTGCCGTGGTAGTTTTACCACCCATGACTTTAGGGGCCTTTCGGTTTTTTCTCGGAACCATCCTGCTCTTTTTTATCAAGGGCCGCCTTGCTCCGGATGAAAGGCTTCACCGGGAAGACATCCCTTATCTGGCAGGTGCTGGTTTAATCGGCGTAACCGCCTATTTTTTCTTTGAAAATAATGGGGTTGCCCGGGTCAGCGCTTCTGAAGCATCTATCATCATTGCAGCTATTCCTGTTCTTTCTATGTTGATGGAACGGTTCCTGCCCCCCAGAAAGCCCCTGCGTCTGCACCGCTGGGCTGGGGCGGCTTTGTCTATAGTCGGCGTATACCTGGTCGTTTTACCTTCTCTTCCCTCTGCGGGACCTCTCCGGACAGCTTCTGATCCAATGGGGTATCTCTTTATGCTTGGTGCAGCCCTCAGCTGGGTTGGCTATGCCCTTCTCACCCAGGGGCTTTCGGCTAAACGGTCCCGGATCTACATTGTGTTCTGGCAGTCTGTTTTTGGCTTCCTCGGCTTTATCCCCTTTGCAGTGTTTGAAAAGCCCCTCTGGACAGAGCTTTCCTGGAGCGTCCTGGTCCATGTGGCATATCTAGGTATCTTCTGTTCTGCCCTGGGGTACTGGTTTTATGTCTATGCCCTCCAGTATCTTGGTGTCGGCACCTCCTCGGTGTTCATCAACCTGATACCGGTGGTTACAGTGGTGGCGGGCTTTTTTGTCCTTGGTGAACGCCTTGTGTCTTTACAGTGGTGGGGCGCCCTTGCGGTCATTTCCGGGGTCTATTTGGCAACCTGGCATGACCGCACTGTGGTAACGGTGCAACAGGAGACAGATTAA